Sequence from the Oncorhynchus kisutch isolate 150728-3 linkage group LG12, Okis_V2, whole genome shotgun sequence genome:
gtttttaattttatttaaacaattttagaataaggctgtaatgtaacaaaatgtggaaaaagtcaaggggcctgaacactttccgaaagcaccgtgtgtgtgtgtgtatatgtatatacctTTAGATTTTAGATGTTTAACTGGAAAGCACTGTCAAGTGTAAATTATCATAGTCCAGACTCTGACACGTGATAGTCCGgtgtcccattgtgacatagctacGTGGCTCTAAGGCACCCTTCCAAAGGGGAACGCACAGCCCGAACGCGCACCTCCCCACGATTCCCAACCAATGCAGTTTCGGTAAGCATCCTCTATTCATTTTAATGTGTTGACAGTTGGATAAATTGCTTGAGAATTCAAAAAGTATGAAAGCCAACAGACAAATATTCTAGAATACTGCTGTCCATATGCCTACATGTTTTGGACTATGATAGACGATTTACAGTGAGTAGTGTTTGTGGACCTGAAGGCAGAGGGATGTAGATTCTTTTCTCCAGACGTCGCCTCAGAGCCTCATCAATGTCCCAGGGGAAGTTAGTGGCTGCCAGCACCATCACCATCTTAGAAGGATCCTCATTCTCTGATGCTCCTCCCACACCTAAACAACAGCATAATATCCTAGGAACAATAGCATAAAAAACTATAGCAAAATTCAATTACTGCTATGTATTTAGGGTACAATAATTTATTGGGCAAGAAACATTTTTATATAGACATGAGTTGTGCATGTAATTAATTTGGCCTTCTATAAGCAGAGTAGCTGCTGTTTGTGTACCATCCATCTGGACTAACAGCTCTGCCTTCACCCGTCGGCTAGCCTCATGTTCCTCTGACGTTCCTCTGCGGCTGCACATGGAGTCAACCTCATCGATGAATATGGTGGTGGGAGCACAGAACCGGGCCTGTCCAGAGGAGAAAAGAAACACTGACTAAGCCACAACACCTAAAAAGCACCACCCTTTCACATCATGTAATATGATACCACCAGATTTTCTTCTAGGAAAAAAATATTCCGCCTGGGCAGGGAAGCTGACGAGGATCTTACCATTTCAAATAGAAGGCGGACCAGTTTTTCAGACTCCCCTCTGTACTTGGAAGTGAGAGTAGAAGATGAAACATTGAAGAATGTGGTTCTGCACTCTGTCGCAACGGCTTTGGCCAGAAGAGTCTTTCCTGTGCCTGGAGGACCCACCAACAGCACACCCTAGGAAAATATTGCACATGGATACACCACATATTAGCAAGGCATCGTATCAACTCTTCCAATCAAAATAACTTATTAATCAAGTGGTCCTTGGGCTTCCATGTATACCTTCCATGGTCTTCGTATGCCTTTGAAAAACTCTGGCATCCACATGGGTAGCACAACAGCTTCTTTTAAAAGCTTTTTTGCTTCTTCCAAATCTGCAATATCATCCCTACAGGCATTAAACAAACAAGTATTTCCTGTTAGACAATCCTTACAAAGAGAAACATCTTGTGTGTTTTTAGAATTATCCTGTTCAGGACAGTTAATAAATaatagacagtcacacacacaccatttcacATTGGGGTTCTGTGATATGATGTCTCTCTCCAGGGCCTCAATAAGGTCTTTGTCATATCCTTGCCCATCAAACTTCTTCACATCTTTCTCAGAAACTTCCAATTTGTTCTGCAAAACAAACAATAAAGGATTATTTGTCAGTCTTGAGGGGGCTCAATGCAGCCGCGTGGCAGAGGTTTTTTCTAAGCCAGGAACCAGGTGATGATTTTAGGTAACAAGTAGATTGACAAATTTTTGGTCTACAGTGCAAATAGTTTAAGTTAAGATAGGGTAATGCCAGCAAAGCATTTTCCCTGTGCCAGTTCCTGGGATAGTAATacgataaaaatatatatttttatttgtaaacCTAAGAAAATCTAGGAGGATTAAATCTGTATTATGTGAAGGGATGGTGTAACAAAGGACCTTCCCATCCATATTTTAATCCTTAAATGGTACTTTGTTCACCTTGTCGTCTTTTGGAGTGGCTAGGGCCTCTTTCTTTTCCTTACTCTTCAAAGGTTTGGCTCTGTCACCATTGGGCCCGCGTGGTGACTGGCGATGCGGAGCCCGCACACCAGCCACATACAGGCGGTTGTTGTGATGTTTACTCTCTTTGTAGGGAACCGGGGGCCCCCTAACCGGAAGAGGTGAGGATCTTTGAGGAAAGAAGGGAATACTACTCGATCAACCTAAGCAAATCAAATAACATCTTATTGGTTGCGTAGATATACaatacatggccaaaagtatatggacacctgctcgtcgaacatctcatttcaaaatcattagcattaatatggagttggtcccccctttgctgctataacaacctccactcttctgggaaggctttccactagatgttaaaatattgctgcagggacttggttccattcagccacaagagcattagtgagatcgggcactgatgttgggtgattggtCCTgcctcgcagtcggtgttccaattcatcccaaaggtgtctgtttctctgtttttcatggttcgggctaacactacagcatacaatgacattctagacaattctgtccTCCCAattttgtgacaacagtttggggaaggccttttcctgtttcagcgtgACAATCCCCCTGTGCACAAAGAGAGAACCATGCAGAAATGGATtgccgagatcggtgtggaagaacttgactggcctgaacagagccctggcctcaaccccatcggacacctttgggatgaattggaacgccgactgcgagccaggcctaatcgcccaacatcagtgcccgacctcactaatgctcttgtagcaatgttccaacatcgggtggaaagccttcccagaagagtggaggctgttatagcagcaaagggagggaccaaatccatattaatgcccatgattttggaatgagatgttcgacaagcaggtgtccacatacactacatgatcaaaagtatgtacATGATGTATAGAAAAGGTGtgcacagcagtagttatataggatgagccttgactagaatccagtatatacatatgaagtgggtaaaacagtatgtaaacaatattgaagtgaccagtgttcaatgactatgtacatagacTACTGCCAGTCTCTATTGTGCAGATTTAAGTACCGGGTGGCACTCCAAATAATACATTAATGTTCAGCTATTTTGTAGGCCAAAACTAAAAAGGTAACATTTAGCACTGCAAGAAAGAGAGCAGACTACTTACTATCAGGTACTCTGAGCAATAATCCCACTCATTAATTATTTTATTCAGACAAACAGCTTACTAACCAAACTACACACCCAATCAGATACTAATGTAAAGACCTGAAAacagtttaaatatattttcccagtAAAGTGCAATATCCACTTATGAAAGGGCCAGTAAATCTATACAATAGAATAGGAATGTGTGAGAAATGAGTCCATACAGTACCTGCATTCTACTTGTACAGGCCATATGTCACTAATGCCATCTTTATTACTTGGTGGTTTGGATGGGGTGGTCTCCAGTTTAAAATTTTCTAGAGTTGTCATTATTTCTTCAACCTGTTTGTTTTCTTCGTTTATCTCTTGCCATACCTGTAAGAGATGTCACTTCGACCCTTGCTCTTGACATTTGCAGACATTGTCTGACCAAAACTCGGTTTAAATTAAACTTAGTTTGTTAAGTGAAACGTCTTATATTTTACCTTTTGCCATCTTTGTTGGAAGCTACTATCCCGTAATGTAAAAAGGTGTTTCTTAATTTGTTCAAGTAC
This genomic interval carries:
- the LOC109900680 gene encoding katanin p60 ATPase-containing subunit A1 isoform X1; the encoded protein is MSLHEISENVKLAREYTLLGNYSSAIVCYQGVLEQIKKHLFTLRDSSFQQRWQKVWQEINEENKQVEEIMTTLENFKLETTPSKPPSNKDGISDIWPVQVECRSSPLPVRGPPVPYKESKHHNNRLYVAGVRAPHRQSPRGPNGDRAKPLKSKEKKEALATPKDDKNKLEVSEKDVKKFDGQGYDKDLIEALERDIISQNPNVKWDDIADLEEAKKLLKEAVVLPMWMPEFFKGIRRPWKGVLLVGPPGTGKTLLAKAVATECRTTFFNVSSSTLTSKYRGESEKLVRLLFEMARFCAPTTIFIDEVDSMCSRRGTSEEHEASRRVKAELILCCCLGVGGASENEDPSKMVMVLAATNFPWDIDEALRRRLEKRIYIPLPSAKGRVELLKINLKELELANDVDMAKIAEQMEGYSGADITNVCRDASLMAMRRRIEGLMPEEIRNISRDEMHMPTTMEDFESSLKKVSKSVSASDLEKYEKWIEEFGSC
- the LOC109900680 gene encoding katanin p60 ATPase-containing subunit A1 isoform X2, with protein sequence MSLHEISENVKLAREYTLLGNYSSAIVCYQGVLEQIKKHLFTLRDSSFQQRWQKVWQEINEENKQVEEIMTTLENFKLETTPSKPPSNKDGISDIWPVQVECRSSPLPVRGPPVPYKESKHHNNRLYVAGVRAPHRQSPRGPNGDRAKPLKSKEKKEALATPKDDKNKLEVSEKDVKKFDGQGYDKDLIEALERDIISQNPNVKWDDIADLEEAKKLLKEAVVLPMWMPEFFKGIRRPWKGVLLVGPPGTGKTLLAKAVATECRTTFFNVSSSTLTSKYRGESEKLVRLLFEMARFCAPTTIFIDEVDSMCSRRGTSEEHEASRRVKAELLVQMDGVGGASENEDPSKMVMVLAATNFPWDIDEALRRRLEKRIYIPLPSAKGRVELLKINLKELELANDVDMAKIAEQMEGYSGADITNVCRDASLMAMRRRIEGLMPEEIRNISRDEMHMPTTMEDFESSLKKVSKSVSASDLEKYEKWIEEFGSC
- the LOC109900680 gene encoding katanin p60 ATPase-containing subunit A1 isoform X3, which codes for MTTLENFKLETTPSKPPSNKDGISDIWPVQVECRSSPLPVRGPPVPYKESKHHNNRLYVAGVRAPHRQSPRGPNGDRAKPLKSKEKKEALATPKDDKNKLEVSEKDVKKFDGQGYDKDLIEALERDIISQNPNVKWDDIADLEEAKKLLKEAVVLPMWMPEFFKGIRRPWKGVLLVGPPGTGKTLLAKAVATECRTTFFNVSSSTLTSKYRGESEKLVRLLFEMARFCAPTTIFIDEVDSMCSRRGTSEEHEASRRVKAELILCCCLGVGGASENEDPSKMVMVLAATNFPWDIDEALRRRLEKRIYIPLPSAKGRVELLKINLKELELANDVDMAKIAEQMEGYSGADITNVCRDASLMAMRRRIEGLMPEEIRNISRDEMHMPTTMEDFESSLKKVSKSVSASDLEKYEKWIEEFGSC